The Persephonella atlantica genome includes a window with the following:
- a CDS encoding TIGR01212 family radical SAM protein (This family includes YhcC from E. coli K-12, an uncharacterized radical SAM protein.) → MIKFNQYLKEKYGGRIQKISIDAGFTCPNRDGYVAFGGCTFCNNTSFSPYAMTKQSVEEQIEKSMEFYQKRFKNIKGYIAYFQAFSNTYAPVEKLKEIYDKAMEYPEIIGMSIGTRPDVVPEPVLDLIATYTTEKPEIWLEYGLQTANIKTLRDINRGHGVSEFVDAVLRTKRRPGIKVCAHMIVGLPGDEYEDYIETAKLIAVLPIDGIKIHPLHVVKHTVMAKQYANGEFGVLELEEYARIVADLLQHLPEEIIVHRLTGEAKEDELIAPEWCSSKRKMDVLKAIDEAVKKKKEEKNLLRI, encoded by the coding sequence ATGATAAAGTTTAACCAGTATCTGAAAGAAAAATACGGCGGTCGTATTCAGAAGATATCTATAGATGCTGGCTTTACCTGTCCCAACAGAGATGGTTATGTTGCCTTTGGAGGATGTACTTTTTGCAACAACACTTCCTTCAGTCCTTACGCAATGACAAAACAGTCTGTTGAAGAACAGATTGAAAAATCTATGGAGTTTTACCAGAAAAGATTCAAAAACATAAAAGGTTACATCGCTTACTTTCAGGCATTTTCAAACACCTATGCACCTGTTGAAAAGCTCAAAGAGATATACGACAAAGCTATGGAATATCCAGAAATTATAGGAATGTCTATCGGAACAAGACCTGACGTTGTTCCAGAACCTGTGCTGGACCTGATAGCCACATACACAACAGAAAAACCAGAAATATGGCTGGAGTACGGTCTTCAGACAGCAAACATTAAAACATTGAGGGATATAAACAGAGGTCACGGTGTTTCTGAATTTGTTGATGCTGTTTTGAGAACAAAAAGAAGACCAGGTATTAAGGTGTGTGCCCATATGATTGTTGGACTTCCGGGAGATGAGTATGAAGATTACATTGAAACGGCAAAACTGATTGCAGTACTGCCTATAGATGGGATTAAGATACATCCCCTTCACGTTGTAAAGCATACCGTTATGGCAAAACAGTATGCAAATGGAGAGTTTGGTGTTTTAGAACTGGAAGAGTATGCAAGGATTGTTGCAGACCTTCTTCAACACCTTCCAGAAGAGATTATCGTTCACAGACTGACAGGGGAAGCAAAAGAAGACGAGCTTATTGCCCCTGAGTGGTGCTCTTCAAAGAGAAAGATGGATGTTCTGAAGGCCATTGATGAGGCTGTCAAAAAGAAAAAAGAAGAAAAGAACCTCCTAAGGATTTAG